A genomic window from Thiomonas arsenitoxydans includes:
- a CDS encoding pilin, translating into MRPNTQRGFTLIELMIVVAIIGILAAIAIPAYQNYTMRAQVSEGLVLAGGAKNAMWDYYAQHGVFPNSNASAGLTNPATISGNYVSSIAVSGNASAGLVTITYGNHANANLSGKTLYLAGTGSQGALSWVCTTAPGGTPNANGVPRVYLPTSCS; encoded by the coding sequence ATGCGCCCCAACACCCAACGCGGCTTCACCCTCATCGAGCTGATGATCGTCGTCGCCATCATCGGCATCCTGGCGGCCATCGCCATTCCCGCCTATCAAAACTACACCATGCGCGCCCAAGTCTCCGAGGGGCTGGTGCTGGCGGGGGGGGCGAAAAATGCCATGTGGGACTACTACGCGCAGCACGGCGTCTTTCCCAATTCCAATGCCTCTGCCGGGTTGACCAACCCAGCCACCATCTCCGGCAACTATGTCAGCAGCATCGCCGTATCAGGCAACGCATCAGCCGGGCTGGTCACCATCACCTACGGCAACCATGCCAATGCCAACCTCAGCGGCAAAACCCTCTACCTCGCAGGCACCGGCTCGCAGGGCGCGCTGAGCTGGGTTTGCACCACCGCGCCCGGTGGCACACCAAACGCCAACGGCGTTCCTCGCGTCTATCTGCCGACTTCGTGCAGTTAA
- a CDS encoding Uma2 family endonuclease yields MPPIPALKLAASVEDYLEGEQLTDIKHEYLDGQVVAMGGASRKHGLIAAALALALGAQARARRCQLFIADMKVRVEHEGETFFYYPDLVLTCDPEDRHNLYCTRPCLIIEVLSKGTERIDRREKRLAYGLLPSLQEYVLVDQDALCIDRYHRTPQGWAHDRVVEGVLRLDCLELDLPLSEIYADIE; encoded by the coding sequence ATGCCCCCCATACCCGCGCTCAAGCTCGCCGCCAGCGTTGAAGACTACCTTGAAGGCGAACAGCTCACTGACATCAAGCACGAATACCTCGACGGCCAGGTCGTCGCCATGGGCGGGGCAAGTCGCAAGCACGGCCTGATCGCCGCCGCACTTGCCTTAGCCCTGGGCGCACAGGCTCGCGCCCGCCGTTGCCAGCTTTTCATCGCCGATATGAAGGTGCGTGTTGAGCATGAAGGAGAAACCTTCTTCTACTACCCCGACCTCGTCCTCACCTGCGATCCGGAAGATCGGCACAACCTCTACTGCACCCGCCCCTGCCTCATCATCGAAGTGCTCTCCAAGGGCACCGAACGCATCGACCGCCGGGAAAAGCGCCTCGCTTACGGCCTGCTTCCCAGCCTGCAGGAATATGTGCTGGTCGATCAGGACGCCCTGTGCATCGACCGCTACCACCGCACGCCCCAAGGCTGGGCGCATGATCGCGTCGTCGAAGGCGTACTGCGCCTCGACTGCCTTGAGCTGGACCTTCCCCTGTCCGAGATTTACGCCGACATCGAATAG
- a CDS encoding M20 aminoacylase family protein, producing the protein MQLIDTIVTEAAALTALRRDLHAHPELCFEEQRTSDVVAARLAAWGVKVHRGLGKTGVVGVIHGRDAGRNGRMIGLRADFDALPVTEFNTFAHASQHPGKMHACGHDGHTAMLLAAAQFLARTRDFDGTVVCIFQPAEEGGGGAREMIKDGLFERFAVQAVFGMHNWPGIPAGHFAVKAGPVMASSNEFHIRLTGKGAHAAMPHLGIDPVPAACQMVQAFQTIVTRNRAPLDPAVISVTMIHTGEATNVIPEFAEIQGTARTFTPETLDLIEARMRDIATHTAAAFGVGCEFAFKRNYPPTVNHAAEAEFAQRVMVEMVGAEAVHEFVPSMGAEDFSFMLQEKPGAYLIIGNGDGDHRVPGHGEGPCTLHNPNYDFNDDLIPLGGSFWVRLAQAWLKTGGVPGNNRY; encoded by the coding sequence ATGCAACTCATCGACACCATCGTGACCGAAGCCGCCGCGCTCACCGCGCTGCGGCGTGATCTGCACGCGCATCCCGAACTGTGCTTTGAGGAGCAGCGCACGTCTGACGTGGTGGCGGCGCGGCTGGCGGCCTGGGGCGTGAAGGTGCATCGCGGCCTGGGCAAGACCGGGGTGGTGGGGGTGATCCACGGCCGCGACGCGGGGAGGAATGGCCGCATGATCGGCCTGCGCGCCGACTTCGACGCCCTGCCGGTGACCGAGTTCAACACCTTCGCCCACGCCAGCCAGCACCCCGGCAAGATGCACGCCTGCGGCCACGACGGCCACACCGCCATGCTGCTGGCGGCAGCGCAATTCCTGGCCCGCACGCGCGATTTCGACGGCACGGTGGTGTGCATCTTCCAGCCGGCCGAAGAGGGCGGCGGCGGCGCGCGCGAGATGATCAAGGACGGCCTGTTCGAGCGCTTTGCGGTGCAGGCGGTGTTTGGCATGCACAACTGGCCGGGCATTCCGGCGGGGCACTTCGCGGTGAAGGCCGGGCCGGTGATGGCGTCGAGCAATGAGTTTCACATCCGGCTCACAGGCAAGGGGGCGCATGCGGCCATGCCGCATCTGGGCATCGACCCGGTGCCCGCCGCCTGCCAGATGGTGCAGGCGTTTCAGACCATCGTCACCCGCAACCGCGCCCCGCTGGACCCGGCGGTCATTTCGGTGACGATGATTCATACGGGCGAGGCGACCAATGTGATTCCCGAATTCGCCGAAATTCAGGGCACGGCGCGCACCTTTACCCCCGAGACGCTCGACCTGATCGAGGCCCGCATGCGCGACATCGCCACCCACACCGCAGCGGCGTTCGGCGTGGGCTGCGAGTTCGCGTTCAAGCGCAACTATCCGCCGACGGTCAATCACGCGGCCGAAGCCGAGTTTGCCCAGCGGGTGATGGTGGAAATGGTGGGCGCGGAGGCGGTGCACGAGTTTGTGCCGTCGATGGGGGCGGAGGATTTTTCCTTCATGTTGCAGGAGAAGCCGGGCGCTTATCTCATCATTGGCAATGGCGACGGCGACCACCGCGTGCCCGGCCACGGCGAAGGGCCGTGCACTCTGCACAACCCGAATTACGACTTCAACGACGACCTCATTCCGCTGGGCGGCAGCTTCTGGGTGCGACTGGCGCAGGCGTGGTTGAAAACCGGGGGCGTGCCGGGGAACAATCGGTACTGA
- a CDS encoding Uma2 family endonuclease produces the protein MAANLQDFAPRMSVQEYLDTEPLSEVKREYLDGMVVAMAGASDRHGLIVTALGIALGPLARKAGCQLFIADMKVRVQALRGTYFYYPDLVLSCEAQDRESPYYRRQPCLVVEVTSPSTERIDRREKLFAYQQAPGLREYLIVDSASATVDRYHRALGEPGEEWDCTRCTAGALRLDCLNADLALADIYADVPELAAAVSAVAAEKSTPA, from the coding sequence ATGGCAGCGAACTTGCAAGATTTTGCACCGCGAATGAGCGTGCAGGAGTATCTGGACACCGAGCCGCTTTCGGAGGTGAAGCGCGAATACCTCGATGGCATGGTGGTGGCGATGGCGGGGGCGAGCGACCGGCATGGGCTGATTGTGACCGCGCTGGGGATTGCACTGGGGCCGCTGGCGCGCAAGGCGGGCTGCCAGTTGTTCATCGCCGACATGAAGGTGCGGGTGCAGGCGTTGCGGGGCACTTATTTCTATTACCCGGATTTGGTGCTGAGCTGCGAGGCGCAAGACCGCGAGTCGCCGTATTACCGCCGCCAGCCCTGCCTGGTGGTGGAGGTGACGTCGCCCAGCACCGAGCGCATCGATCGGCGGGAAAAACTGTTCGCCTACCAGCAGGCGCCGGGGCTGCGGGAATACTTGATCGTGGACAGCGCGAGCGCGACGGTGGATCGCTATCACCGCGCCCTTGGCGAACCGGGCGAGGAGTGGGACTGCACCCGCTGCACCGCAGGCGCGCTGCGGTTGGACTGCCTGAATGCCGATCTGGCGCTGGCTGATATTTACGCCGATGTGCCAGAACTGGCGGCAGCCGTCTCGGCAGTCGCTGCGGAAAAATCGACCCCGGCGTAG
- a CDS encoding Uma2 family endonuclease, translating to MSAVLSRAHFTFEDYLAWEETQTERHEYIGGEVFAMAGGSTVHNTLSGNAYIALRSQTHGTPCRVYMADVKLQVEAADASFYPDVFVTCSAADAERRTVQQDARLIVEVLSPSTEGHDRGDKFAAYRLLPSLQTVLFVAQGQPHVEAFSRNADGSWTLHEASGLDAQLTCIAAERSFIFSLADLYAGVDFSAATAETAAASSGTSA from the coding sequence ATGTCCGCCGTGCTGTCCCGAGCTCATTTCACCTTTGAAGACTATCTCGCCTGGGAAGAAACCCAGACCGAGCGCCACGAATACATCGGCGGCGAAGTCTTCGCCATGGCCGGTGGCAGCACCGTGCACAACACGCTTTCGGGCAACGCCTATATCGCCCTGCGTAGCCAAACCCACGGCACGCCTTGCCGGGTGTATATGGCCGACGTCAAACTGCAAGTCGAAGCCGCAGACGCCAGCTTCTATCCCGATGTGTTCGTCACCTGCTCGGCAGCAGACGCCGAGCGGCGTACCGTGCAACAAGACGCGCGGCTCATCGTCGAGGTGCTTTCGCCCTCGACCGAAGGCCACGACCGCGGCGACAAATTCGCCGCCTACCGCCTATTGCCCAGTTTGCAGACCGTGCTTTTCGTCGCGCAGGGCCAGCCTCACGTCGAAGCCTTCAGCCGCAACGCCGACGGCTCGTGGACGCTGCATGAAGCCAGCGGGCTCGACGCCCAACTCACCTGCATCGCCGCCGAGCGTTCGTTCATTTTCTCGCTGGCCGATCTCTACGCCGGGGTCGATTTTTCCGCAGCGACTGCCGAGACGGCTGCCGCCAGTTCTGGCACATCGGCGTAA
- a CDS encoding SPOR domain-containing protein translates to MRTLLLALLLVNLVFFAWSQGWMTGVGLGPVTQREPQRLALQIHPEQVQITPLASASATPAIPPQPTPSAPAIPSSLPSAPIDASAPASAEPARTANAVCRQIGPYGALEAEALAQAQSALAQVGLKPTVLNTPVPAQWMVLLGPYPSQTAMRAALDEITQQGKVKVFAPVTDRPRYEPGISLGVFANEAAAQQQLQIVRKQGVQGAKVVQRNAGLSRTVLRLPALTPEQLGALEKVSGQLGGQIVKTCATEGSAP, encoded by the coding sequence ATGCGCACCCTGCTCCTTGCCCTGCTGCTCGTCAACCTCGTGTTTTTCGCCTGGTCGCAGGGCTGGATGACGGGGGTCGGGCTCGGGCCAGTGACGCAGCGCGAGCCGCAGCGCCTGGCGCTGCAAATCCACCCCGAGCAGGTGCAGATCACCCCGTTGGCCAGCGCCTCCGCCACGCCCGCCATCCCGCCGCAGCCCACGCCTTCCGCACCTGCCATTCCGTCCAGCCTGCCGTCCGCCCCGATCGACGCGTCCGCCCCGGCCAGCGCCGAGCCCGCCCGTACCGCCAATGCCGTCTGCCGACAGATCGGCCCCTACGGCGCGCTCGAAGCCGAGGCGCTCGCGCAGGCGCAGTCCGCACTGGCGCAGGTCGGGCTCAAGCCCACAGTCCTCAACACGCCTGTGCCCGCGCAATGGATGGTGCTGCTCGGCCCCTATCCCAGCCAAACCGCCATGCGCGCCGCGCTCGACGAAATCACCCAGCAAGGCAAGGTCAAGGTCTTCGCCCCGGTGACCGACCGCCCACGCTACGAGCCCGGCATTTCGCTGGGCGTGTTTGCCAACGAAGCCGCGGCGCAGCAGCAGTTGCAGATCGTGCGCAAGCAAGGCGTACAGGGCGCCAAGGTAGTGCAGCGCAATGCCGGACTGAGCCGCACCGTACTGCGCCTGCCGGCGCTCACGCCCGAGCAACTCGGTGCGCTGGAAAAAGTGTCAGGGCAACTAGGCGGGCAGATCGTCAAGACCTGCGCGACCGAAGGGTCTGCGCCGTAA
- a CDS encoding biotin--[acetyl-CoA-carboxylase] ligase — MLVVIHLLTLRARQLRRDMTDAERLLWSRVRNGQLGSKFRRQVPIGPYIADFTCAAARLVVELDGGQHNECPHDALRDAFFRQKGYEVLRFWNNDVLANIAGVLLTIQSAVEQRAGQSPPPNLPQQEGEEKCAFTPSPLVGRVGEGRAASSDPLTPLRTQLAVSHPACTARWTPRTSSTNADLLAEARAGRLDGPTLLATGQQTAGRGRQGRPWADDAQSSVLCSLAWPDPRKREPGPLSLAVGVWLAQALHALGAAQVRLKWPNDLLLPAADASSGWRKLGGILVEMADTPQARWAVIGFGLNLRAPADQPQATGLNVAGLDLSRGQLLAALAPALLDGLQQGPRGVSEALAHWNALHAWSGQTVAVLDHGQTLFSGVALGIAADGALRVSTPEGERRVLSADVSLRLHAAGMADAAK; from the coding sequence GTGCTGGTTGTGATCCATCTCCTCACCCTCCGCGCACGCCAATTACGGCGCGACATGACCGACGCGGAACGCCTGCTTTGGAGCCGTGTGCGCAATGGGCAATTGGGCAGCAAATTTCGCCGCCAAGTGCCCATTGGCCCCTACATCGCCGACTTCACCTGCGCTGCTGCACGCCTGGTTGTGGAACTCGACGGCGGACAGCACAACGAATGCCCCCACGATGCGCTACGCGATGCGTTTTTTCGGCAAAAAGGCTATGAGGTTTTGCGCTTCTGGAATAACGATGTGCTGGCCAATATCGCGGGCGTGTTGCTGACGATTCAATCTGCGGTTGAACAACGCGCAGGCCAATCCCCCCCTCCCAACCTCCCCCAGCAAGAGGGGGAGGAGAAATGCGCGTTCACTCCCTCTCCACTTGTGGGGAGGGTTGGGGAGGGGAGAGCGGCCAGCTCCGACCCCCTTACCCCGCTGCGCACCCAGCTTGCCGTCAGCCACCCCGCCTGCACCGCGCGCTGGACCCCCCGCACCAGCTCGACCAATGCCGATCTGCTGGCCGAGGCGCGAGCCGGGCGGCTCGACGGGCCGACGCTGCTCGCCACCGGCCAGCAAACCGCGGGCCGCGGGCGTCAGGGCCGCCCCTGGGCCGACGATGCGCAAAGCAGCGTGCTGTGCTCGCTGGCCTGGCCCGATCCGCGCAAGCGTGAACCGGGCCCGCTGAGTCTGGCCGTGGGCGTCTGGCTGGCGCAGGCGCTTCACGCGCTCGGCGCTGCGCAAGTGCGCCTGAAGTGGCCCAACGATCTGCTCCTGCCCGCGGCGGACGCCTCCAGTGGCTGGCGCAAGTTGGGCGGCATTCTGGTGGAAATGGCCGACACGCCGCAGGCGCGCTGGGCCGTCATCGGCTTCGGCCTCAACCTGCGCGCCCCGGCCGATCAGCCGCAGGCGACGGGACTGAACGTCGCCGGGCTCGACCTCTCGCGGGGCCAGCTACTCGCCGCCCTCGCCCCCGCCTTGCTCGACGGCCTGCAGCAAGGCCCGCGCGGCGTGAGCGAGGCGCTCGCCCATTGGAACGCGCTGCACGCCTGGAGCGGCCAGACGGTTGCGGTGCTCGATCATGGGCAAACGCTGTTTTCCGGCGTCGCGCTGGGCATAGCCGCCGATGGCGCGCTGCGCGTGAGCACGCCCGAGGGTGAACGCCGCGTGCTCAGCGCCGACGTGTCGCTGCGCCTGCACGCCGCAGGTATGGCGGACGCGGCAAAATGA
- a CDS encoding SET domain-containing protein, whose translation MPKSRPAPAVAPSGGPYTQVQDSPIHGRGVFARRPIHAGQRLLEYKGERIDWPEALRRHPRDPAQPNHTFYFSLGDDTVIDGGVKGNSARWINHSCAPNCEAQQVGSRVFIDALRDIAPGEELFFDYALELDARYTAKLKRDYACRCGAPNCRGTLLAPKRRKGK comes from the coding sequence ATGCCCAAAAGCCGCCCCGCCCCCGCCGTTGCTCCCTCCGGCGGCCCCTACACCCAGGTGCAAGATTCTCCCATCCACGGCCGCGGGGTGTTCGCCCGCCGCCCCATCCACGCCGGGCAGCGTCTGCTGGAATACAAGGGCGAGCGCATCGACTGGCCCGAGGCCCTGCGCCGCCACCCGCGCGACCCGGCCCAGCCCAATCACACCTTCTACTTCTCGCTGGGCGACGACACCGTGATCGACGGCGGCGTGAAAGGCAACAGCGCCCGCTGGATCAACCACTCCTGCGCGCCCAACTGCGAAGCGCAGCAAGTCGGCAGCCGCGTGTTCATCGACGCCCTGCGCGACATCGCCCCCGGCGAAGAATTGTTCTTCGACTACGCCCTCGAACTCGACGCCCGCTACACCGCCAAACTCAAGCGCGACTATGCCTGCCGCTGCGGCGCCCCCAACTGCCGCGGCACCCTGCTCGCGCCCAAGAGGCGCAAAGGCAAATGA
- a CDS encoding TlpA disulfide reductase family protein, with protein sequence MDQSRRTQLKWFGAALGAVAVPAWAQNVAEQANALEKKDKKAVPLPKEGSVFALPPTVELLGGKTLHTKDWAGKVIVLEYWATWCPFCARQMPHVEALYKKEHSRGLEVLALSIDKKAADIAPFLKSKNYTFPVAWLSPALAKVLPKPAGLPVTIVIGRDGRVKMADSGELFAEDIAGIAKFL encoded by the coding sequence ATGGATCAATCTCGTCGTACTCAGTTGAAATGGTTTGGCGCCGCGCTCGGCGCCGTGGCCGTGCCCGCCTGGGCGCAAAACGTGGCCGAGCAGGCCAACGCGCTGGAGAAAAAAGACAAGAAGGCCGTGCCCTTGCCGAAGGAGGGCAGCGTGTTTGCGCTGCCGCCCACGGTGGAGTTGCTGGGCGGCAAGACGCTGCACACCAAGGACTGGGCGGGCAAGGTGATCGTGCTGGAATACTGGGCTACCTGGTGCCCGTTCTGCGCGCGGCAGATGCCGCATGTCGAGGCGCTTTACAAGAAGGAGCACAGCCGCGGGCTGGAAGTGCTGGCCCTGTCCATCGACAAGAAGGCGGCCGATATTGCGCCGTTTCTCAAGAGCAAGAACTACACCTTTCCGGTGGCGTGGCTGTCGCCCGCGCTGGCCAAGGTGCTTCCCAAACCCGCGGGTCTGCCGGTCACCATTGTCATTGGCCGCGACGGCCGGGTGAAGATGGCCGATTCGGGCGAATTGTTCGCCGAAGACATCGCGGGCATCGCCAAATTTCTTTGA
- a CDS encoding DNA topoisomerase III translates to MSKTLVIAEKPSVAQDIVRALTPQSGKFDKHDEYFENEQYVVTSAVGHLVEIKAPDDFEVKRGKWSFAHLPVIPPHFDLNPIEKTKSRLAAVVKQLKRKDVTALVNACDAGREGELIFRLILQYAEGKKALDKPVKRLWLQSMTPQAIREGFERLRGDADMRPLADAARSRSEADWLVGINGTRAMTAFNSKDGGFFLTPVGRVQTPTLSIVVTREEQIRKHIAREYFEVHAQFGAPAGAYAGKWFDPAFKRGEDADARADRLWDKTRAEAIVAACNGQPATVRDESKPSTQLSPALFDLTSLQREANGRFGFSAKTTLGLAQALYEKHKALTYPRTDSRHLPEDYLAVARQTAQALAEAGGAIAPHARRALEADYIRPSKRVFDNAKVSDHFAIIPTTQTPGALTEAEAKIYDLVARRFLAVFFPAAESLVTTRISTVGAHQFKTEGKILVKPGWLEIYGKEEQGADDNLPAVKEGDAVQAETVELKALKTRPPARYSEATLLGAMENAGKMVEDEELAEAMSGKGLGTPATRAATIEGLLAEAYMVREGRELIPSAKAFQLMTLLRGLQVEELTKPELTGGWEHKLAQMERGQLSREAFMRDIAGMTETIVRRAKEFDRDTVPGDYATLQTPCPNCGGVVKENYHRYACTQCDFSIGKHPGGRSFELAEVEQLLRDKHLGPLTGFRSKMGRPFAAELKLAQEDGKGQWKLEFDFGDSAPGSDGGEAPDFSSQQPLGACPKCGSAVYEAGSSYVCEKSVGPAPSCDFRSGKIILQQPIEPEQMRKLLQTGRTDLLDGFVSARTKRKFKAFLVKQTGGKIGFEFEPRPAKAPAKKAAAKKATA, encoded by the coding sequence ATGAGTAAAACCCTGGTCATCGCCGAAAAGCCCAGCGTGGCACAAGACATCGTGCGCGCGCTGACGCCGCAGTCGGGCAAGTTCGACAAACATGATGAGTATTTCGAGAACGAACAGTATGTCGTGACGTCGGCGGTCGGCCATCTGGTGGAAATCAAGGCGCCGGACGACTTCGAGGTCAAGCGCGGCAAATGGAGCTTCGCCCATCTGCCGGTCATTCCGCCGCACTTCGATCTCAACCCGATCGAGAAGACCAAGAGCCGACTGGCGGCGGTGGTCAAGCAACTCAAGCGCAAGGATGTGACCGCGCTGGTGAACGCCTGCGACGCGGGGCGCGAGGGCGAGCTGATTTTCCGCCTCATCCTGCAATACGCCGAGGGCAAGAAGGCGCTGGACAAGCCGGTGAAGCGGCTGTGGCTGCAGTCGATGACGCCGCAGGCCATCCGCGAAGGGTTCGAGCGTCTGCGCGGCGATGCCGACATGCGGCCGCTGGCCGATGCCGCGCGCAGCCGCAGCGAGGCCGACTGGCTGGTGGGCATCAACGGCACGCGAGCGATGACCGCGTTCAACTCGAAGGACGGCGGCTTTTTCCTCACGCCGGTGGGCCGGGTGCAGACGCCGACGCTGTCCATCGTGGTGACACGCGAGGAGCAGATCCGCAAGCACATTGCCCGCGAATACTTCGAGGTGCACGCGCAGTTTGGCGCGCCCGCCGGGGCGTATGCGGGCAAGTGGTTCGATCCGGCGTTCAAGCGAGGGGAAGATGCAGACGCCCGCGCCGACCGGCTGTGGGACAAGACGCGCGCTGAGGCCATCGTCGCCGCCTGCAACGGACAGCCCGCCACGGTGCGCGACGAATCCAAGCCGTCCACCCAGCTCTCGCCCGCGCTGTTCGACCTCACCTCTTTGCAGCGCGAGGCCAACGGGCGCTTTGGCTTTTCCGCTAAGACCACGCTCGGCTTGGCGCAGGCGCTGTACGAAAAGCACAAGGCGCTGACCTATCCACGAACCGACTCGCGCCATCTGCCCGAAGACTATCTCGCCGTGGCGCGGCAGACCGCGCAGGCGCTGGCCGAGGCGGGCGGGGCCATCGCGCCGCACGCACGCCGCGCGCTGGAGGCCGACTACATCCGCCCGAGCAAGCGCGTGTTCGACAACGCCAAGGTGTCGGATCACTTCGCCATCATCCCCACCACGCAAACGCCCGGCGCACTCACCGAGGCCGAGGCCAAGATTTACGACCTGGTGGCGCGGCGCTTTCTCGCCGTGTTCTTCCCGGCGGCGGAATCTCTGGTGACCACGCGCATCAGCACCGTGGGCGCGCATCAGTTCAAGACCGAGGGCAAGATTCTGGTCAAACCCGGCTGGCTGGAAATCTACGGCAAGGAAGAGCAGGGCGCAGATGACAACCTGCCCGCCGTGAAAGAGGGCGACGCGGTGCAGGCCGAGACCGTGGAACTCAAAGCCCTCAAGACCCGCCCGCCCGCGCGCTACTCCGAAGCGACCTTGCTGGGCGCGATGGAAAACGCGGGCAAGATGGTGGAAGACGAAGAACTCGCCGAGGCGATGTCGGGCAAAGGGCTGGGCACGCCGGCCACCCGCGCGGCCACCATCGAAGGCTTGCTGGCCGAGGCGTATATGGTGCGCGAGGGCCGTGAGCTCATTCCCTCCGCCAAGGCCTTCCAGCTCATGACCCTGCTGCGGGGACTGCAGGTGGAAGAACTCACCAAGCCCGAGCTCACCGGCGGCTGGGAGCACAAGCTGGCGCAAATGGAGCGCGGCCAGCTCTCGCGCGAAGCCTTCATGCGCGACATTGCCGGCATGACCGAAACCATCGTGCGCCGCGCCAAGGAATTCGACCGCGACACCGTGCCCGGCGACTACGCCACACTGCAAACGCCCTGCCCGAACTGCGGCGGCGTGGTCAAGGAGAACTACCACCGCTACGCCTGCACGCAGTGCGATTTTTCCATCGGCAAACATCCGGGCGGACGCAGCTTCGAGCTGGCCGAAGTGGAGCAACTGCTGCGCGACAAGCACCTCGGCCCGCTTACCGGTTTTCGCAGCAAAATGGGCCGCCCGTTCGCCGCCGAACTCAAGCTGGCGCAGGAAGACGGCAAAGGGCAGTGGAAACTCGAATTCGACTTCGGTGACAGCGCGCCCGGCAGCGACGGGGGCGAAGCGCCCGACTTCAGTTCGCAACAGCCGCTGGGCGCTTGCCCCAAATGCGGCAGCGCGGTGTATGAAGCTGGCAGCAGCTATGTGTGCGAAAAGAGCGTGGGCCCGGCGCCGAGCTGCGACTTTCGCAGCGGCAAGATCATTTTGCAGCAGCCCATCGAGCCCGAGCAGATGCGCAAACTGCTTCAGACCGGCCGCACCGATCTGCTCGACGGCTTCGTCTCGGCGCGCACCAAGCGCAAGTTCAAGGCGTTTCTGGTGAAACAAACGGGTGGCAAAATCGGCTTCGAGTTCGAGCCGCGCCCGGCCAAGGCGCCAGCGAAAAAAGCGGCCGCCAAAAAGGCAACGGCGTGA